The following DNA comes from Methanosarcina vacuolata Z-761.
AAAACAGGTAGGGAGAAATAGAGATAAAGTAGGGCGGTAAAAAATATTAAAGTTATTAAAAGAGCGTGCACATAAATAGGATATACAAATAGCATGCGTTTAAGAGTTCAACTTCGCCTTGACAACAGAGTTATTTTTTTGTCTATAGAGAGTTCTGCACACTATCTGTTTTCAACTACTATTCGACGTGTGATTATCAGGACTTAGGACTAAGTATTTCCAACTACAATTTTCAAACCGTTTTTCAGTATATTTTTGCACTTAATTCTCCAATTCGATCTTCAACTCGCTCAACTCTTCAAGGCCGTTTGCGTCAGTTAATTTCGATTTCAACGGGCCTTTCTTCAGTACAACGCTTGAAAGTAACCTCAAGTACTCCGTTTTTATAGCTGGCTTGTGCACTCTTAGGATCCACACGGGCAGGAAGCTCTATGTCCTGAGAGTATTCGGAAGCTCCAAGAATCCTGATTTCAAGATTTTGAGCAGTCGCATGCAGAAGGAGATCTTCCTTTTCGATTTCCGGAATTTCTGCAAGTACGTGTACTAGTTCTTCACTTTCAAAGATATCAACTAAAGGGTCTCTTATTTCGGAGGGGAATAGATTTTCTTCATCCTCAGAACTTTCCGAAACATTTCCAAACTCTCGGAGTTCGGGGTCTTCCCCCGGGCGACGAATGATAGAAAATCCGTATACGAAGGGGACGGACTCTCCCATATCTTCCAGGAGGGCTTCGATCATTTCTT
Coding sequences within:
- a CDS encoding Hsp20/alpha crystallin family protein, which gives rise to MVGIRKRKDFFEEFGSELFDNLEEMIEALLEDMGESVPFVYGFSIIRRPGEDPELREFGNVSESSEDEENLFPSEIRDPLVDIFESEELVHVLAEIPEIEKEDLLLHATAQNLEIRILGASEYSQDIELPARVDPKSAQASYKNGVLEVTFKRCTEERPVEIEIN